In the Pseudomonas sp. DTU_2021_1001937_2_SI_NGA_ILE_001 genome, one interval contains:
- the rpoB gene encoding DNA-directed RNA polymerase subunit beta, with amino-acid sequence MAYSYTEKKRIRKDFSKLPDVMDVPYLLAIQLDSYREFLQAGATKDQFRDVGLHAAFKSVFPIISYSGNAALEYVGYRLGEPAFDVKECVLRGVTYAVPLRVKVRLIIFDKESSNKAIKDIKEQEVYMGEIPLMTENGTFVINGTERVIVSQLHRSPGVFFDHDRGKTHSSGKLLYSARIIPYRGSWLDFEFDPKDCVFVRIDRRRKLPASVLLRALGYTTEQVLDAFYTTNVFHVREQGLSLELVPQRLRGEVAVLDIKDESGKVIVEQGRRITARHINQLEKAGIKELEVPLEYVLGRTTAKVIVHPATGEIIAECNTELTTDLLAKIAKAQVVRIETLYTNDIDCGPFISDTLKIDSTSNQLEALVEIYRMMRPGEPPTKDAAETLFNNLFFSAERYDLSAVGRMKFNRRIGRTEIEGSGVLCKEDIVEVLKTLVDIRNGKGIVDDIDHLGNRRVRCVGEMAENQFRVGLVRVERAVKERLSMAESEGLMPQDLINAKPVAAAVKEFFGSSQLSQFMDQNNPLSEITHKRRVSALGPGGLTRERAGFEVRDVHPTHYGRVCPIETPEGPNIGLINSLAAYARTNQYGFLESPYRVVKDGLVTDEIVFLSAIEEADHVIAQASATMNEKQELIDELVAVRHLNEFTVKAPADVTLMDVSPKQVVSVAASLIPFLEHDDANRALMGSNMQRQAVPTLRADKPLVGTGMERNVARDSGVCVVARRGGVIDSVDASRIVVRVADDEVETGEAGVDIYNLTKYTRSNQNTCINQRPLVNRGDVVQRGDIMADGPSTDMGELALGQNMRIAFMAWNGFNFEDSICLSERVVQEDRFTTIHIQELTCVARDTKLGPEEITADIPNVGEAALNKLDEAGIVYVGAEVAAGDILVGKVTPKGETQLTPEEKLLRAIFGEKASDVKDTSLRVPTGTKGTVIDVQVFTRDGVERDSRALSIEKAQLDEIRKDLNEEFRIVEGATFERLRSALVGRTVEGGAGLKKGQEITDEILNGLEHGQWFKLRMTEDALNEQLEKAQAYIVDRRRLLDDKFEDKKRKLQQGDDLAPGVLKIVKVYLAIRRRIQPGDKMAGRHGNKGVVSVIMPVEDMPHDANGTPVDIVLNPLGVPSRMNVGQILETHLGLAAKGLGEKINRMLEEQRKVIELRKFLAEIYNEIGGRQENLDSFSDQEILDLAKNLRNGVPMATPVFDGAKEREIKAMLRLADMPDSGQMQLFDGRTGNKFERAVTVGYMYMLKLNHLVDDKMHARSTGSYSLVTQQPLGGKAQFGGQRFGEMEVWALEAYGAAYTLQEMLTVKSDDVNGRTKMYKNIVDGDHRMEPGMPESFNVLIKEIRSLGIDIDLETE; translated from the coding sequence ATGGCTTACTCATACACTGAGAAAAAACGTATCCGCAAGGACTTTAGCAAGTTGCCGGACGTAATGGATGTGCCGTATCTCCTGGCCATCCAGCTGGATTCGTATCGTGAATTCCTGCAGGCGGGAGCGACCAAAGATCAGTTCCGCGACGTCGGTCTGCATGCAGCCTTCAAATCCGTTTTCCCGATCATCAGCTACTCCGGCAATGCTGCCCTGGAGTACGTAGGTTATCGCTTGGGCGAACCGGCATTTGATGTCAAGGAGTGCGTGCTGCGTGGCGTGACTTACGCCGTACCGCTGCGGGTCAAGGTTCGTCTGATCATTTTCGACAAAGAATCGTCGAACAAAGCGATCAAGGACATCAAAGAGCAAGAAGTCTACATGGGTGAAATTCCCCTGATGACTGAAAACGGTACCTTCGTCATCAACGGTACCGAGCGTGTAATCGTGTCCCAGCTGCACCGTTCGCCTGGTGTGTTCTTCGACCACGACCGTGGCAAGACTCACAGCTCCGGCAAGCTGCTGTACTCCGCTCGCATCATTCCATACCGCGGTTCCTGGCTGGACTTCGAGTTCGACCCGAAGGACTGCGTATTCGTGCGTATCGACCGTCGCCGCAAATTGCCGGCGTCCGTACTGCTGCGCGCGCTCGGCTACACCACCGAACAGGTGCTGGATGCCTTCTACACCACCAACGTATTCCATGTGCGCGAGCAAGGCCTGAGCCTGGAGCTGGTGCCTCAGCGTCTGCGTGGTGAAGTCGCCGTCCTGGACATCAAGGACGAGAGCGGCAAGGTTATTGTCGAGCAGGGTCGCCGTATCACTGCCCGTCACATCAACCAGCTGGAAAAAGCCGGTATCAAAGAGCTGGAAGTGCCCCTGGAATACGTTCTGGGTCGCACCACCGCCAAGGTCATCGTGCATCCGGCTACCGGCGAGATCATCGCCGAGTGCAACACCGAGCTGACCACCGACCTGCTGGCCAAGATCGCCAAGGCCCAGGTGGTTCGCATCGAGACCCTGTACACCAACGACATCGACTGCGGTCCGTTCATCTCCGACACGCTGAAGATCGACTCCACCAGCAACCAACTGGAAGCTCTGGTCGAGATCTACCGCATGATGCGTCCTGGCGAGCCGCCAACCAAGGATGCCGCCGAGACCCTGTTCAACAACCTCTTCTTCAGTGCCGAGCGCTACGACCTGTCTGCCGTCGGCCGCATGAAGTTCAACCGTCGTATCGGTCGCACCGAAATCGAAGGTTCGGGTGTGCTGTGCAAGGAAGACATCGTCGAGGTTCTCAAGACCCTGGTCGACATCCGTAACGGCAAAGGTATCGTCGATGACATCGACCACCTGGGTAACCGTCGCGTGCGTTGCGTTGGCGAGATGGCCGAGAACCAGTTCCGTGTTGGCCTGGTGCGCGTCGAGCGTGCGGTCAAGGAACGTCTGTCGATGGCCGAAAGCGAAGGCCTGATGCCTCAGGACCTGATCAACGCCAAGCCGGTCGCGGCGGCGGTGAAGGAGTTCTTCGGTTCCAGCCAGCTGTCGCAGTTCATGGACCAGAACAACCCGCTGTCCGAGATCACCCACAAGCGCCGTGTCTCCGCTCTCGGCCCAGGTGGTCTGACTCGTGAACGCGCCGGCTTCGAAGTCCGTGACGTACACCCGACCCACTACGGCCGTGTGTGCCCGATCGAGACCCCTGAAGGTCCGAACATCGGTCTGATCAACTCCCTGGCGGCTTATGCCCGCACCAACCAGTACGGCTTCCTGGAAAGCCCGTACCGCGTGGTGAAAGATGGCCTGGTCACCGACGAGATCGTGTTCCTGTCGGCGATCGAAGAAGCCGACCACGTCATCGCCCAGGCTTCGGCCACGATGAACGAGAAGCAGGAGCTGATCGACGAGCTGGTTGCCGTTCGTCACCTGAACGAATTCACCGTCAAGGCACCTGCCGACGTCACCCTGATGGACGTCTCGCCCAAGCAGGTTGTCTCGGTTGCAGCCTCGCTGATTCCGTTCCTCGAGCACGACGACGCCAACCGTGCGTTGATGGGTTCGAACATGCAGCGTCAAGCCGTTCCAACCCTGCGTGCCGACAAGCCGCTGGTGGGTACCGGTATGGAGCGTAACGTGGCCCGCGACTCCGGCGTTTGCGTCGTGGCGCGTCGTGGCGGCGTGATCGATTCCGTGGATGCCAGCCGTATCGTGGTCCGCGTGGCCGACGACGAAGTCGAGACCGGCGAAGCCGGTGTGGATATCTACAACCTGACCAAGTACACCCGTTCGAACCAGAACACCTGCATCAACCAGCGTCCGCTGGTGAACCGCGGTGATGTGGTTCAGCGTGGCGACATCATGGCCGACGGCCCGTCCACCGACATGGGTGAACTGGCTCTGGGTCAGAACATGCGCATCGCGTTCATGGCGTGGAACGGCTTCAACTTCGAAGACTCCATCTGCCTGTCCGAGCGTGTGGTTCAGGAAGACCGCTTCACCACCATCCACATTCAGGAACTGACCTGTGTGGCGCGTGACACCAAGCTTGGCCCAGAAGAAATCACCGCGGACATCCCGAACGTGGGTGAGGCTGCGCTGAACAAGCTGGACGAAGCCGGTATCGTCTACGTCGGTGCCGAAGTGGCCGCTGGCGACATCCTGGTCGGCAAGGTCACGCCAAAAGGCGAAACCCAGCTGACTCCGGAAGAGAAACTGCTGCGCGCGATCTTCGGTGAGAAGGCCAGCGACGTCAAAGACACCTCGCTGCGCGTACCAACCGGTACCAAGGGCACAGTCATCGACGTCCAGGTGTTCACCCGTGACGGCGTAGAGCGTGACTCCCGCGCGCTGTCCATCGAGAAGGCGCAGCTGGACGAGATCCGCAAGGACCTCAACGAAGAGTTCCGCATTGTCGAAGGCGCGACCTTCGAGCGTCTGCGTTCCGCCCTGGTGGGTCGTACCGTGGAAGGTGGTGCCGGCCTGAAGAAAGGCCAGGAAATCACCGACGAGATCCTCAACGGTCTGGAGCATGGTCAGTGGTTCAAACTGCGCATGACCGAAGACGCGCTGAACGAACAGCTGGAAAAAGCCCAGGCCTACATCGTCGACCGTCGTCGTCTGCTGGACGACAAGTTCGAAGACAAGAAGCGCAAGCTGCAGCAAGGCGATGACCTGGCTCCAGGCGTACTGAAGATCGTCAAGGTCTACCTGGCTATCCGCCGTCGCATCCAGCCGGGCGACAAGATGGCCGGTCGTCACGGTAACAAGGGTGTGGTCTCGGTGATCATGCCGGTCGAAGACATGCCGCACGACGCCAACGGTACTCCGGTGGACATCGTACTGAACCCGTTGGGCGTACCTTCGCGTATGAACGTCGGTCAGATCCTCGAAACCCACCTGGGCCTCGCGGCCAAGGGCCTGGGCGAGAAGATCAACCGCATGCTCGAAGAGCAGCGCAAGGTCATCGAGCTGCGCAAGTTCCTGGCCGAGATCTACAACGAGATCGGTGGTCGCCAGGAAAACCTCGACAGCTTCTCCGATCAGGAGATCCTGGATCTGGCGAAGAACCTGCGCAACGGCGTTCCTATGGCCACCCCGGTATTCGACGGTGCCAAAGAGCGTGAGATCAAGGCGATGCTGCGTCTGGCAGACATGCCTGACAGCGGTCAGATGCAGCTGTTCGATGGCCGTACCGGCAACAAGTTCGAGCGCGCTGTCACCGTTGGCTACATGTACATGCTGAAACTGAACCACCTGGTGGACGACAAGATGCACGCGCGTTCCACGGGTTCCTACAGCCTGGTTACCCAGCAGCCGCTGGGTGGTAAGGCGCAGTTCGGTGGTCAGCGTTTCGGGGAGATGGAAGTCTGGGCGCTGGAAGCATACGGCGCGGCTTACACTCTGCAGGAAATGCTCACAGTGAAGTCGGACGACGTGAACGGCCGTACCAAGATGTACAAGAACATCGTGGATGGCGATCACCGTATGGAGCCGGGCATGCCCGAGTCCTTCAACGTGTTGATCAAAGAGATCCGTTCTCTCGGTATCGATATCGATCTGGAAACCGAATAA
- the rplL gene encoding 50S ribosomal protein L7/L12 — protein sequence MSISQEDILNAVAEMSVLQVVELIKAFEEKFGVTAAAAVAAGPAAGAAAAVEEQTEFNVVLAEAGDKKVNVIKAVRELTGLGLKEAKAAVDGAPATVLEGVDKATADKAKAALEEAGAKVELK from the coding sequence ATGTCCATCTCTCAAGAAGATATCCTTAACGCCGTTGCCGAGATGTCCGTTCTGCAAGTCGTAGAACTGATCAAGGCCTTCGAAGAGAAGTTCGGTGTTACCGCTGCTGCCGCCGTTGCTGCTGGTCCAGCTGCTGGCGCTGCTGCTGCTGTTGAAGAGCAGACCGAGTTCAACGTTGTTCTGGCTGAAGCCGGCGACAAGAAAGTGAACGTGATCAAGGCCGTTCGTGAACTGACCGGTCTGGGCCTGAAAGAAGCCAAGGCTGCCGTTGACGGCGCTCCAGCTACCGTTCTGGAAGGCGTTGACAAAGCCACCGCCGACAAGGCCAAGGCTGCTCTGGAAGAAGCAGGCGCTAAAGTCGAGCTGAAATAA
- the rpsG gene encoding 30S ribosomal protein S7 encodes MPRRRVAAKREILDDPKYGSQILAKFMNHVMESGKKAVAERIVYGALDKVKERKNSDPLEIFEKALDAIAPLVEVKSRRVGGATYQVPVEVRPSRRNALAMRWLVDFARKRGEKSMALRLAGELLDAAEGKGAAVKKREDVHRMAEANKAFSHYRF; translated from the coding sequence ATGCCAAGAAGACGCGTAGCAGCAAAACGCGAGATCCTTGACGATCCGAAATACGGAAGCCAAATCCTGGCGAAGTTCATGAACCACGTGATGGAAAGCGGCAAGAAAGCCGTTGCCGAGCGTATCGTTTATGGCGCGCTGGACAAGGTTAAAGAACGCAAGAACAGCGACCCCCTGGAAATCTTCGAGAAAGCTCTCGACGCCATCGCTCCGCTGGTCGAAGTGAAGTCGCGCCGTGTTGGTGGTGCGACCTACCAGGTTCCTGTCGAAGTTCGTCCGTCCCGCCGTAACGCGCTGGCAATGCGCTGGCTGGTAGACTTCGCCCGCAAGCGCGGCGAGAAGTCCATGGCGCTGCGCCTGGCTGGCGAGCTGCTGGATGCTGCCGAAGGCAAAGGTGCTGCTGTGAAGAAGCGTGAAGACGTTCACCGTATGGCCGAAGCCAACAAGGCTTTCTCGCACTACCGCTTCTAA
- the rpoC gene encoding DNA-directed RNA polymerase subunit beta', with product MKDLLNLLKNQGQVEEFDAIRIGLASPEMIRSWSFGEVKKPETINYRTFKPERDGLFCAKIFGPVKDYECLCGKYKRLKHRGVICEKCGVEVALAKVRRERMAHIELASPVAHIWFLKSLPSRIGLLMDMTLRDIERVLYFESYVVIDPGMTTLEKGQLLNDEQYFEALEEFGDDFDARMGAEAVRELLHAIDLEHEIGRLREEIPQTNSETKIKKLSKRLKLMEAFQGSGNLPEWMVLTVLPVLPPDLRPLVPLDGGRFATSDLNDLYRRVINRNNRLKRLLDLSAPDIIVRNEKRMLQEAVDALLDNGRRGRAITGSNKRPLKSLADMIKGKQGRFRQNLLGKRVDYSGRSVITVGPTLRLHQCGLPKKMALELFKPFIFGKLEMRGLATTIKAAKKMVERELPEVWDVLAEVIREHPVLLNRAPTLHRLGIQAFEPVLIEGKAIQLHPLVCAAYNADFDGDQMAVHVPLTLEAQLEARALMMSTNNILSPASGDPIIVPSQDVVLGLYYMTREAINAKGEGRVFADLQEVDRVFRAGEAALHAKIKVRINETVNDRDGNSVKNTRIVDTTVGRALLFQVVPAGLSFDVVNQPMKKKAISKLINQCYRVVGLKDTVIFADQLMYTGFAYSTISGVSIGVNDFVIPDEKARIIDAATTEVKEIESQYASGLVTQGEKYNKVIDLWSKANDEVSKAMMSNLSKEKVIDRTGAEVEQESFNSMYMMADSGARGSAAQIRQLAGMRGLMAKPDGSIIETPITANFREGLSVLQYFISTHGARKGLADTALKTANSGYLTRRLVDVAQDLVVTEVDCGTEQGLVMTPHIEGGDVVEPLGERVLGRVIARDVFKPGTEDVIVPAGTLVDEKWVEFIELNSIDEVVVRSPISCETRFGICAKCYGRDLARGHLVNIGEAVGVIAAQSIGEPGTQLTMRTFHIGGAASRTSAADSVQVKNGGTVRLHNLKHVERVDGHLVAVSRSGELAIADEFGRERERYKLPYGAVISVKEGDKVDAGSIVAKWDPHTHPIVTEMKGTVTYVGMEEGITIKRQTDELTGMTIIEVLDVKDRPAAGKDIRPAVKMVGLDGKDLMLPGTDVPAQYFLPANALVNVADGAQIAIGDVIARIPQETSKTRDITGGLPRVADLFEARRPKEASILAEVSGTIAFGKETKGKRRLVITPVDGSEPYEELIPKWRHLNVFEGEQVNRGEVISDGPSDPHDILRLLGVSALAKYIVNEIQDVYRLQGVKINDKHIETILRQMLRKVEVSEAGDSSFIKGDQVELTQVLGENERLAADDKFIAKFTRVLLGITKASLSTESFISAASFQETTRVLTEAAVTGKRDYLRGLKENVVVGRLIPAGTGLAYHSERKRRRDIDKPLRVSASEVEAALTEALNSSGN from the coding sequence TTGAAAGACCTACTGAATCTGTTGAAAAACCAGGGTCAAGTCGAAGAGTTCGACGCTATCCGCATCGGACTGGCGTCGCCTGAGATGATCCGTTCGTGGTCGTTCGGTGAAGTTAAGAAGCCGGAGACCATCAACTACCGTACGTTCAAGCCTGAGCGTGACGGCCTGTTCTGCGCCAAGATCTTTGGCCCGGTCAAGGATTACGAGTGCCTGTGCGGCAAGTACAAGCGCCTCAAGCATCGCGGCGTGATCTGCGAGAAGTGCGGCGTTGAAGTTGCCCTGGCCAAGGTCCGTCGTGAGCGCATGGCGCACATCGAACTGGCCTCTCCAGTTGCCCACATCTGGTTCCTGAAGTCGCTGCCGTCCCGTATCGGCCTGCTGATGGACATGACCCTGCGTGACATCGAGCGCGTGCTCTACTTCGAGAGCTACGTAGTGATCGACCCGGGCATGACCACCCTGGAAAAAGGCCAACTGCTGAACGACGAGCAGTACTTCGAAGCCCTCGAAGAGTTCGGTGACGACTTCGACGCCCGCATGGGTGCCGAGGCTGTCCGCGAGCTGCTGCACGCCATTGACCTGGAGCACGAGATCGGTCGCCTGCGCGAAGAGATTCCGCAGACCAACTCGGAAACCAAGATCAAGAAGCTGTCCAAGCGTCTGAAGCTGATGGAAGCCTTCCAGGGCTCCGGCAACCTGCCTGAGTGGATGGTGTTGACCGTTCTGCCGGTTCTGCCGCCAGATCTGCGTCCACTGGTTCCTCTGGACGGCGGCCGCTTCGCGACTTCCGATCTCAACGATCTGTATCGTCGCGTCATCAACCGTAACAACCGTCTGAAGCGTCTGCTGGACCTGTCGGCTCCTGACATCATCGTGCGCAACGAAAAGCGCATGCTGCAGGAAGCGGTCGACGCCCTGCTCGACAACGGTCGTCGCGGTCGTGCCATCACCGGTTCCAACAAGCGTCCTCTGAAATCCCTGGCTGACATGATCAAGGGTAAGCAGGGTCGTTTCCGTCAGAACCTGCTCGGTAAGCGTGTTGACTACTCCGGCCGTTCGGTTATTACCGTAGGTCCGACCCTGCGCCTGCATCAGTGCGGTCTGCCCAAGAAGATGGCTCTGGAGCTGTTCAAGCCGTTCATCTTCGGCAAGCTGGAAATGCGCGGCCTGGCCACCACCATCAAGGCGGCCAAGAAAATGGTCGAGCGCGAACTGCCAGAGGTCTGGGACGTTCTCGCCGAAGTGATCCGCGAACACCCCGTGCTGCTCAACCGTGCACCTACTCTGCACCGTCTGGGTATCCAGGCGTTCGAGCCCGTGCTGATCGAAGGTAAGGCCATCCAGCTGCACCCATTGGTGTGTGCGGCCTATAACGCCGACTTCGACGGTGACCAGATGGCGGTGCACGTACCGCTGACCCTGGAAGCCCAGCTCGAAGCCCGTGCGCTGATGATGTCGACCAACAACATCCTGTCGCCAGCGAGCGGTGATCCGATCATCGTTCCTTCCCAGGACGTGGTACTGGGTCTGTACTACATGACCCGCGAGGCCATCAACGCCAAGGGCGAAGGTCGCGTGTTCGCCGACCTGCAGGAAGTCGACCGCGTATTCCGCGCCGGCGAGGCTGCCCTGCACGCCAAGATCAAGGTCCGTATCAACGAGACCGTGAACGATCGTGACGGCAACAGCGTGAAGAACACTCGTATCGTCGACACCACCGTCGGCCGTGCGCTGCTGTTCCAGGTTGTACCGGCCGGCCTGTCGTTCGACGTGGTCAACCAGCCGATGAAGAAGAAGGCGATCTCCAAGCTGATCAACCAGTGCTATCGCGTGGTGGGTCTGAAGGACACCGTTATCTTCGCTGACCAGCTGATGTACACCGGTTTCGCCTACTCGACGATTTCCGGCGTGTCCATCGGCGTGAACGACTTCGTCATTCCGGATGAGAAAGCGCGCATCATCGATGCCGCCACCACCGAAGTGAAGGAAATCGAAAGCCAGTACGCCTCCGGCCTGGTAACTCAGGGCGAGAAGTACAACAAGGTCATCGATCTGTGGTCGAAGGCCAACGACGAAGTGTCCAAGGCGATGATGTCCAACCTCTCGAAAGAGAAGGTGATCGATCGCACCGGCGCCGAGGTCGAGCAGGAATCGTTCAACTCGATGTACATGATGGCCGACTCCGGTGCGCGGGGTTCCGCAGCCCAGATCCGTCAGCTGGCCGGTATGCGTGGTCTGATGGCCAAGCCGGACGGCTCCATCATCGAGACGCCGATCACTGCGAACTTCCGTGAAGGTCTGAGCGTACTCCAGTACTTCATCTCGACTCACGGTGCTCGTAAAGGTCTGGCGGATACCGCACTGAAGACCGCGAACTCCGGTTACCTGACCCGTCGTCTGGTCGACGTGGCGCAGGACCTGGTCGTGACCGAAGTCGACTGTGGTACCGAGCAGGGCCTGGTCATGACGCCGCACATTGAAGGCGGCGACGTGGTCGAGCCGCTGGGTGAGCGCGTACTGGGTCGTGTGATCGCTCGCGACGTGTTCAAGCCTGGCACCGAGGACGTCATCGTTCCGGCCGGCACCCTGGTCGACGAGAAGTGGGTCGAGTTCATCGAGCTGAACAGTATCGACGAAGTGGTCGTGCGCTCGCCGATCAGCTGCGAAACCCGTTTCGGCATCTGCGCCAAGTGCTACGGTCGTGACCTGGCGCGCGGCCACCTGGTGAACATCGGTGAAGCGGTCGGCGTTATCGCTGCCCAGTCCATCGGTGAGCCGGGTACCCAGCTGACCATGCGTACCTTCCACATCGGTGGTGCGGCCAGCCGGACCTCGGCGGCCGACAGCGTACAAGTGAAGAACGGCGGTACCGTGCGTCTGCATAACCTGAAGCACGTAGAGCGTGTGGATGGTCACCTGGTAGCGGTTTCCCGTTCCGGTGAGCTGGCCATCGCCGACGAGTTCGGTCGTGAGCGCGAGCGCTACAAGCTGCCTTACGGTGCGGTGATCTCGGTGAAGGAAGGCGACAAGGTCGACGCTGGCTCCATCGTGGCCAAGTGGGACCCGCACACCCACCCGATCGTTACCGAAATGAAAGGTACCGTGACCTACGTGGGCATGGAAGAAGGCATTACCATCAAGCGTCAGACCGACGAACTGACCGGTATGACCATCATCGAAGTCCTGGACGTGAAAGACCGTCCGGCGGCTGGCAAGGACATCCGTCCTGCCGTGAAGATGGTTGGCCTCGACGGCAAGGACCTGATGCTGCCGGGTACCGACGTACCTGCCCAGTACTTCCTGCCGGCCAACGCTCTGGTCAACGTGGCTGACGGTGCACAGATCGCGATCGGTGACGTTATCGCGCGTATTCCGCAAGAAACGTCGAAGACCCGTGACATCACCGGTGGTCTGCCTCGCGTTGCCGACCTGTTCGAAGCGCGTCGTCCGAAAGAAGCGTCGATCCTGGCGGAAGTCAGCGGCACCATCGCGTTCGGCAAGGAAACCAAAGGCAAGCGTCGCCTGGTCATCACCCCGGTCGATGGCAGCGAGCCATACGAAGAGCTGATTCCGAAATGGCGTCACCTCAACGTGTTCGAGGGTGAACAGGTCAACCGCGGCGAAGTGATCTCCGACGGTCCTAGCGATCCGCACGACATCCTGCGGCTGCTGGGCGTCAGCGCGCTGGCCAAGTACATCGTCAACGAGATCCAGGACGTTTACCGTCTGCAGGGCGTGAAGATCAACGACAAGCACATCGAGACCATCCTGCGTCAGATGCTGCGTAAAGTCGAAGTGAGCGAAGCCGGCGACTCGAGCTTCATCAAAGGTGACCAGGTCGAGCTGACCCAGGTACTGGGTGAGAACGAGCGTCTGGCGGCCGATGACAAGTTCATTGCCAAGTTCACTCGCGTGCTGCTGGGTATCACCAAGGCCTCGCTGTCGACCGAGTCGTTCATTTCCGCGGCCTCCTTCCAGGAGACCACCCGCGTTCTGACCGAAGCGGCCGTCACCGGCAAGCGCGATTACCTGCGCGGCCTGAAGGAGAACGTTGTCGTGGGTCGCCTGATCCCGGCAGGTACCGGTCTGGCCTATCACAGCGAGCGTAAGCGTCGCCGTGACATCGACAAGCCACTGCGCGTCAGCGCAAGCGAAGTCGAGGCCGCTCTGACCGAGGCGTTGAACTCCAGCGGTAACTAA
- the rplJ gene encoding 50S ribosomal protein L10, protein MAIKLEDKKAIVAEVNEAAKAALSAVVADARGVTVGAMTGLRKEAREAGVYVRVVRNTLLKRAVADTEYSVLNDAFTGPTLIAFSNEHPGAAARLFKEFAKGQDKFEIKAAAFEGKFLAANQIDVLASLPTRDEAIAQLMSVIQGATSKLARTLAAIRDQKEAAAA, encoded by the coding sequence GTGGCAATTAAACTCGAAGACAAGAAGGCCATCGTCGCTGAAGTCAACGAGGCTGCCAAAGCTGCTCTGTCCGCTGTCGTGGCTGATGCCCGTGGTGTGACAGTAGGCGCTATGACCGGACTCCGTAAAGAGGCTCGTGAAGCTGGCGTTTACGTACGTGTCGTACGTAACACCCTGCTCAAGCGCGCTGTTGCTGACACTGAATACAGTGTCCTCAACGATGCGTTCACCGGCCCGACCTTGATCGCGTTCTCCAACGAGCACCCGGGCGCTGCTGCCCGTCTGTTCAAGGAATTCGCCAAAGGTCAGGACAAGTTCGAGATCAAGGCAGCTGCGTTCGAGGGCAAGTTCCTCGCAGCTAATCAGATCGACGTACTGGCAAGCCTGCCGACCCGCGACGAAGCCATTGCACAGCTGATGAGCGTTATTCAAGGCGCTACCAGCAAGCTGGCTCGTACTCTGGCGGCCATTCGCGACCAGAAGGAAGCGGCTGCAGCCTGA
- the rplA gene encoding 50S ribosomal protein L1, translating into MAKLTKRQKAIASKLEAGKVYNFVDAASLLAELSTVKFNESFDVAVNLGVDPRKSDQVVRSATVLPHGTGKTVRVAVFTQGPAAEAALAAGADRVGMDDLAAEMKAGDLNYDVVIASPDAMRVVGQLGQVLGPRGLMPNPKVGTVTPDVAGAVKNAKAGQVRYRTDKNGIIHTSVGKVGFDAVKLKENVEALIADLKRIKPASSKGIYVKRVTLSTTMGPGLVIDQSSLDA; encoded by the coding sequence ATGGCTAAGTTGACCAAGCGTCAAAAGGCAATCGCCAGCAAGCTCGAAGCTGGCAAGGTCTACAACTTCGTTGACGCCGCTTCCCTGCTGGCCGAACTGTCGACCGTCAAGTTCAACGAGTCTTTCGACGTTGCCGTTAACCTGGGCGTCGATCCTCGTAAATCCGACCAGGTCGTACGTAGCGCTACCGTTCTGCCTCACGGCACCGGTAAGACCGTTCGCGTAGCCGTGTTCACCCAGGGCCCGGCTGCTGAAGCTGCTCTGGCTGCCGGTGCCGACCGCGTAGGTATGGACGATCTGGCTGCAGAAATGAAAGCCGGCGACCTGAACTACGACGTAGTCATCGCTTCCCCTGACGCCATGCGTGTTGTGGGTCAGCTGGGTCAGGTTCTGGGTCCTCGCGGCCTGATGCCTAACCCGAAAGTAGGTACCGTAACTCCAGACGTGGCTGGCGCCGTCAAGAACGCCAAGGCCGGTCAGGTTCGCTACCGTACCGACAAGAACGGCATCATCCACACCTCCGTTGGCAAGGTCGGCTTCGACGCCGTCAAGCTGAAGGAAAACGTTGAAGCCCTGATCGCTGATCTGAAGCGTATCAAGCCAGCTTCTTCGAAAGGTATCTACGTCAAGCGCGTAACCCTGAGCACCACCATGGGCCCAGGTCTGGTCATCGATCAGAGCTCGCTGGACGCGTAA
- the rpsL gene encoding 30S ribosomal protein S12, producing the protein MATINQLVRQPRKRIVEKSDVPALQNCPQRRGVCTRVYTTTPKKPNSALRKVCRVRLTNGFEVSSYIGGEGHNLQEHSVVLIRGGRVKDLPGVRYHTVRGSLDTSGVKGRNQGRSKYGTKKPKKA; encoded by the coding sequence ATGGCAACTATCAACCAGCTGGTACGTCAGCCGCGCAAGCGTATCGTCGAGAAATCCGACGTTCCTGCGCTGCAGAACTGCCCGCAACGTCGTGGCGTGTGCACTCGCGTGTACACCACTACGCCGAAAAAACCTAACTCGGCACTGCGTAAAGTATGCCGTGTGCGTCTGACCAACGGTTTCGAGGTTTCCTCGTACATCGGTGGTGAAGGCCACAACCTGCAAGAGCACAGCGTGGTTCTGATCCGTGGCGGTCGTGTAAAAGACTTGCCAGGTGTTCGTTACCACACCGTTCGCGGTTCTCTGGATACTTCCGGCGTCAAGGGTCGTAACCAGGGCCGTTCGAAATACGGTACCAAGAAGCCTAAGAAGGCCTGA